The genomic DNA ACAGATAGTTAAGTGCAGCTACCAGTAATTAGGATAATTGGTAATGATTCAATTCCGTATTCAGCCAGACAGTGAAATTCCCGCATCTAGCCAACTATTTAATCAAATTCGCTTTGCGATCGCCTCCGGTCAATATTCCCCTGGTTATAAACTGCCTAGTACCAGGGCTTTAGCCATGCAAACCGGACTCCATCGTAATACAGTCAGCAAAGTTTACCGTCAGTTGGAAGACGAAGGATTTGTGGAAAGTCTTGCCGGTTCAGGAATTTATGTCCGTCCCCAAGGTCATGAAGGCGGTAGTAGGTTACAGTCTCCAATTCTCAAACAATACCCGGAAGCATACAAGGTAGTTCAAAAAACCTTAGATGAACTATTAAATCAAGGATGTTCTCTCAACCAAGCCAGAGAATTATTTTTAGCAGAAGTTGACTGGCGTTTGCGTTGTAGCGCCAGAGTTTTGGTAGTTGTACCATCTCAAGATATTGGTGCTGGGGAATTAATGGGAGATGAATTGGAAGAATCCCTAGAAATTCCTGTGCAACTGGTAGTGACAGAAGAATTAGCAGCAGTTTTAGAACAAACAACTTCCGCCACATTAGTCACCAGTAGATATTTTATCGGCGAAGTAGAGGCGATCGCCGCACCCAAAGCCGTCCGCGTTATTCCCCTCGATATTCACGACTACGCTAAAGAACTAAATGTAGTTAAAAGCCTAGCTAAATCCAGTTGTATTGGTATTGTTAGTCTCAGTCCTGGTATTCTCCGCGCCACAGAAGTCATTCTACATGGTTTACGTGGTGACGAATTATTGGTGATGACTTCCCAACCCAAGGATGCTTATAAATTAAACGCTATAGTCAAGCGCTCAGAAATTATATTTTGCACAGATCAAGTTAGTTATTCCATGGCACAAGCAGCTATACAAATGGTTGTGGAAGACTTAATTAGATCACCTAAACTAATTCGCTGCGGAAATTATATTGGTTCTCATTCTATTAATTTACTCAAGCGGGAACTTGGTTTAATTTGAGGGGGAGATGGGGAGAAAAAGATTTTGACCAATTACCAATTACCCATTACCAATTAATTACCCAAAAACTCCCACAGCTTCTGTAAATAAGTTTCTGCATCTTCCAACATCGGAAAATGTCCAGTTTTAGAAATAACAATAAATTCAACTTTGTTATTTAATGAAGCTGCGTGTTCCCCCATTTTGGCAGGGATAATTTGATCATATTCCCCCGCCACCAGCAAAGTGGGTACAGTTAAATTAGCAAATTCCTGGGGCATTGTTTCCGCTTGTTCTTTGCTTACGGAAGTAAAAATTGTTCCCAACGCCGTATCATAATCAGCATCAATAAAATCTTGTAAAAAGGCTTGTCTTTCCGATTGAGGAATAGGACTATGTAAAAATCTAGCCATAAACATCCTATCCGCTAAGGGTATTTTCCCTAACCATTGCGGACGGAATTTAACTACTAAACCACCAAATTTATAAAAAGCAGCAAAAGCTTTTTCGTCATATTCAAAAATCCCACTACAGGTTAAAATTCCCTTTTCTACCCTTTGGGGATAACGATTAAAAAATAAAGTTGCAACGGAAGCACCCATAGAATGGGCATTAATATAAACACGTGGAAGTTGCAGCGCATCTAACAAAGCTGCCAAATCTTCTGCGTATGCTGTTAATTCATAACTTAAATTACTGCCATCTGGTAGTTGAGCATGGGAGCGCCCAAAACCCCGCATATCATAAAGTAAGCAGTCAAATTCTGATGATAAAGCCTGGGCTGTAGTTTGCCAATATCTCGAAGAACCCGCCCAACCATGAACAAAAACCATCACAGGTTTTACCCCACTGGATGGTTCTTTTATCCACTCGTAATAATGTTCAACACCCCGAACTTTTATATAAGACATAATTTTGAGGGAATAGGGAATAGGGAATAGGGAGAGGGGAAGATGGGGAGAGGTGGGAGAAAAAAGACTTTTACCAATACCCTCTTCCCTGTCACCTGTCCCCAATTACGCTGACTCCGGTTTTGGTAATGAAGAAGGATGTACCAACAGTTCCGCAGTGGAACGTTTTTCTACCATTTCCCTAGTCACTGTACAATGTGCAACATCTTTACGGGATGGCAATTCATACATCACATCTAACATCAATTCTTCCACAATACCT from Okeanomitos corallinicola TIOX110 includes the following:
- a CDS encoding alpha/beta hydrolase; the protein is MSYIKVRGVEHYYEWIKEPSSGVKPVMVFVHGWAGSSRYWQTTAQALSSEFDCLLYDMRGFGRSHAQLPDGSNLSYELTAYAEDLAALLDALQLPRVYINAHSMGASVATLFFNRYPQRVEKGILTCSGIFEYDEKAFAAFYKFGGLVVKFRPQWLGKIPLADRMFMARFLHSPIPQSERQAFLQDFIDADYDTALGTIFTSVSKEQAETMPQEFANLTVPTLLVAGEYDQIIPAKMGEHAASLNNKVEFIVISKTGHFPMLEDAETYLQKLWEFLGN
- a CDS encoding GntR family transcriptional regulator, with the translated sequence MIQFRIQPDSEIPASSQLFNQIRFAIASGQYSPGYKLPSTRALAMQTGLHRNTVSKVYRQLEDEGFVESLAGSGIYVRPQGHEGGSRLQSPILKQYPEAYKVVQKTLDELLNQGCSLNQARELFLAEVDWRLRCSARVLVVVPSQDIGAGELMGDELEESLEIPVQLVVTEELAAVLEQTTSATLVTSRYFIGEVEAIAAPKAVRVIPLDIHDYAKELNVVKSLAKSSCIGIVSLSPGILRATEVILHGLRGDELLVMTSQPKDAYKLNAIVKRSEIIFCTDQVSYSMAQAAIQMVVEDLIRSPKLIRCGNYIGSHSINLLKRELGLI